Below is a window of Drosophila miranda strain MSH22 chromosome 3, D.miranda_PacBio2.1, whole genome shotgun sequence DNA.
CTAGTTTATTTGTTGGATATTTGATGTAGCAAACGATCTTGCAGTTTCGTTCGTCGTGGCAAGGTGAACGGATACAAAGATGAGCTGTCCGGCGAGCAGATAGAGAAAGCGAACCACTACATACAGCGGTGTCTGGAGGAGAAGGCCGTAACTCTGGATAAGCTTCTGCTACTAAATGATCCGTAAATAAATGCATGGGCAAATGAAATCTTAGCAGATGATACGAGGTAGAAAACACTCTTTCTCATTTCTAGTTTTGCGTGAAAATCATCAGATAAACTATAGTACTATAGTAAATTAACTGTATAGTATGTATAGGGTACCTAATTTTCCaccaattacaattacaaaATTTTCATTCGTTTTAATTGGTAATCGTTTTAATAAAAGCCCAATATCATAGGGACAAATACATAGATATATACCTACTAACTATTGTAACTCTCGGTTTGGTATAAAAATCTCAACTAAGGGGCCTAAGTCGTTGTTGTTTCCACCTTCTTGGCATTGTCCTCCTTGGAGGAGGGACCAGTCTGTGTGATTTGCACGACGCGTTCGGTCGATGGTGGGGGCAGCTTCTTCATGGGGGCTGTGATGGTCAGCAGACCGTCCGAGGAGAGGGAGGAGGTGACATTGTCTGGATTGACATCACCTACAATGGAAGGTAAGGGAAGGAAAGGGATTCTGGTTAGAACTGGAAGATTCTAAAGAGAGAAGAGCTTCGAACTCACTGGGCAGCTGGTAGCGTCTGGAAAACTGGCGAGACACATAGCCGTGCTCGTCCTGCTTCTCCTCGTGCTTGCCCTCGACGATGACGAACTTGTCGGCGATCTTCACGGTGATCTCGTTGGGGGAGAACTGCTGCACAT
It encodes the following:
- the LOC108158686 gene encoding protein lethal(2)essential for life, with translation MSVVPLMFRDWWDEIDFPMRTSRLLDQHFGQGMKRDDLMSSVWNSRPTVLRSGYLRPWQKNSLQKQESGSTLNIDNEKFEVILDVQQFSPNEITVKIADKFVIVEGKHEEKQDEHGYVSRQFSRRYQLPSDVNPDNVTSSLSSDGLLTITAPMKKLPPPSTERVVQITQTGPSSKEDNAKKVETTTT